The Synechococcus sp. MVIR-18-1 region TTGCATCGCCAGTTCACGGGTTGGTGCCAGCACAAGCACGCTCGGGAGCGGGCTGTCGCCTTGCAATCTCTCCAGTAAAGGCAGAGCAAAAGCGGCGGTTTTTCCCGTGCCTGTTTGCGCTTGGCCCACGAGATCGCGCCCCAGCATGAGCTCAGGGATGGCCGCCTTTTGGATGGGTGAGGGTTCTTTGTAGCCCTTGTCAGCAAGGGTTTTTAAGAGTGCGTCACTGAAACCGAATTCCGAAAATCCGGATGGAGCTTCTGGTTCTTCAACGCTCTCGACGACTGTTGTAAAAACCTCTTCGGTGGTCTGAGAAGCGGTGCTCTCAGAAATCTCAGACATACTGAGATCTACTGAACAGGACCCTGAGTCCTGAGCTGGTGTATTGGTCATTCTTGAAAGGCAATTGCCTGATTAATCCTTTAAATCAGGCTTGCAACGTCCAATCGGCCTGAGCCGCGCTGTATTGCTTGCCTTTCGATCAAAGGTTGAAAATTTATGTTAACACTCTGCCGAAATCGTCCTCTAAGCGTTCGATATCGCTTTCCTCAAGGATCGAGCCATGTTGGACCTCAATGATCAGCAAGTCCCCCTCTCCTCCGAACGCGCGGTGGATGGCTCCCTTGGGGATATGCAACGTGTCTCCGGCTGAGACCTTCAACCATTGATCTTGGCAAAACAGCTCCCCGCTTCCTTGGGCCACCGTCCAGTTTTCGCTG contains the following coding sequences:
- a CDS encoding phosphomannose isomerase type II C-terminal cupin domain; this translates as MSASERVIRPWGWYEDLGSGQGYKLKRLLIRQGQRLSLQRHQHRSENWTVAQGSGELFCQDQWLKVSAGDTLHIPKGAIHRAFGGEGDLLIIEVQHGSILEESDIERLEDDFGRVLT